The Saccharothrix variisporea genome has a segment encoding these proteins:
- a CDS encoding VOC family protein codes for MEVLGSRVLVRSRDPERARAFYRDVLELAVYREFPGGTVFFLGGGFLEVSGRSDDEPTGAVELWLQVRDLREVAERLAEYVVREARREPWGLDEMWIADPDGLRIVLVEVPAEHPLRRDLRD; via the coding sequence GTGGAAGTGTTGGGTAGTCGGGTGTTGGTGCGGTCGCGGGACCCCGAGCGGGCGCGGGCGTTCTACCGGGACGTGTTGGAGCTCGCCGTGTACCGGGAGTTCCCCGGCGGCACGGTGTTCTTCCTCGGCGGCGGGTTCCTGGAGGTGTCCGGTCGGTCCGACGACGAACCGACCGGCGCGGTGGAGTTGTGGCTCCAGGTGCGGGACCTGCGTGAAGTGGCCGAACGGCTCGCCGAGTACGTGGTCCGCGAGGCCCGTCGGGAGCCGTGGGGGCTGGACGAGATGTGGATCGCCGACCCCGACGGGCTGCGGATCGTGCTGGTGGAGGTCCCCGCCGAGCACCCGCTACGCCGGGACCTCCGCGACTAG
- a CDS encoding circularly permuted type 2 ATP-grasp protein, which produces MSTNRTSSLRRTPARAVARLGELFDGYLDPSRPHAGAYDEMFGDDSSVRSAYRALYESIAPSRVAELTARAEALDRAFVDQGITFSLSGQERPFPLDLIPRVITASEWSKLERGIVQRVRALEMFLADIYGDAQIVRDGVLPRRLITSCEHFHREAARVNPPNGVRIHVAGVDLVRDEAGVFRVLEDNLRCPSGVSYVMENRRTMARVFPDLFARHRVRSVGDYAVHLLRSLRNAAAPNVADPNVVVLTPGVANSAYFEHSLLARQMGVELVEGRDLFCRDNVVYLRTTEGERQVDVIYRRIDDDFLDPVQFRPDSVLGVAGLINAARAGNVVIANAVGNGVADDKLVYTYLPEIVQYYLGEKPLLPNVDTFRCWLPEERAHVFNHLDELVVKPVEGSGGYGIVFGPQATPRELASLKRRIRENPRGWIAQPVVQLSTVPTKVGDRLVPRHVDLRPFAVNDGNFIFVLPGGLTRVALPEGSLVVNSSQGGGSKDTWVLAPRSSTVDRELAEPGLVERSAVDSPAAEQGPELTVSQQQQQQQQQSGRDA; this is translated from the coding sequence ATGAGCACGAACCGCACGTCGAGCCTGCGCCGCACCCCTGCCCGAGCGGTCGCGCGCCTCGGGGAGCTGTTCGACGGCTACCTCGACCCGAGCCGCCCGCATGCCGGCGCGTACGACGAGATGTTCGGCGACGACTCGTCGGTCCGCTCCGCCTACCGCGCGCTGTACGAGTCGATCGCGCCGTCCCGGGTGGCCGAGCTGACCGCCCGCGCCGAGGCGCTGGACCGGGCGTTCGTCGACCAGGGCATCACGTTCTCCCTGTCCGGGCAGGAACGGCCGTTCCCGCTGGACCTCATCCCGCGCGTGATCACCGCGTCGGAGTGGTCCAAGCTGGAACGCGGGATCGTGCAGCGGGTGCGGGCGCTGGAGATGTTCCTGGCCGACATCTACGGCGACGCCCAGATCGTGCGCGACGGCGTGCTGCCGCGCCGGCTGATCACCTCGTGCGAGCACTTCCACCGCGAGGCCGCCCGCGTGAACCCGCCCAACGGGGTGCGCATCCACGTCGCCGGCGTGGACCTGGTGCGCGACGAGGCCGGGGTGTTCCGCGTGCTGGAGGACAACCTGCGCTGCCCGTCCGGCGTGTCCTACGTGATGGAGAACCGGCGCACGATGGCCCGGGTCTTCCCGGACCTGTTCGCCCGGCACCGCGTCCGCTCGGTCGGCGACTACGCCGTGCACCTGCTGCGGTCCCTGCGCAACGCCGCCGCCCCCAACGTCGCCGACCCGAACGTCGTGGTGCTGACGCCGGGCGTGGCCAACTCGGCGTACTTCGAGCACTCGCTGCTGGCCCGGCAGATGGGCGTGGAGCTGGTCGAGGGCCGGGACCTGTTCTGCCGCGACAACGTCGTCTACCTGCGCACCACCGAGGGCGAGCGGCAGGTCGACGTCATCTACCGGCGCATCGACGACGACTTCCTCGACCCCGTCCAGTTCCGGCCCGACTCGGTGCTGGGTGTGGCGGGCCTGATCAACGCCGCCCGCGCCGGCAACGTCGTCATCGCCAACGCGGTGGGCAACGGCGTGGCCGACGACAAGCTCGTCTACACCTACCTGCCCGAGATCGTGCAGTACTACCTGGGCGAGAAGCCGCTGCTGCCCAACGTGGACACGTTCCGCTGCTGGCTGCCCGAGGAACGCGCGCACGTGTTCAACCACCTGGACGAGCTGGTCGTGAAGCCGGTCGAGGGGTCGGGCGGGTACGGGATCGTGTTCGGCCCGCAGGCCACGCCCCGCGAGCTGGCGTCGTTGAAGCGGCGGATCCGGGAGAACCCGCGCGGGTGGATCGCGCAGCCGGTGGTGCAGCTGTCGACCGTGCCGACGAAGGTCGGGGACCGGCTGGTGCCCCGGCACGTGGACCTGCGGCCGTTCGCGGTCAACGACGGCAACTTCATCTTCGTGCTGCCGGGCGGGTTGACCCGGGTCGCGCTGCCCGAGGGCAGCCTGGTCGTGAACTCCTCGCAGGGCGGTGGGTCCAAGGACACGTGGGTGCTCGCCCCGCGCTCGTCCACCGTGGACCGCGAGCTGGCCGAGCCGGGCCTGGTGGAGCGGTCCGCCGTGGACTCGCCCGCCGCCGAGCAGGGTCCCGAGCTGACCGTTTCCCAGCAACAGCAGCAACAGCAGCAACAGTCGGGGAGGGATGCGTGA
- the lepA gene encoding translation elongation factor 4: MSTFADQTFTPPELIRNFCIIAHIDHGKSTLADRMLQLTGVVEERAMRAQYLDRMDIERERGITIKAQNVRLPWQLDGQDHVLHMIDTPGHVDFTYEVSRALEACEGTILLVDAAQGIEAQTLANLYLAMENDLTIIPVLNKIDLPAADPDKYAKELAHIVGCEPEEVLRVSAKTGLGVGDLLDEVVRRVPAPVGDSDAPARAMIFDSVYDTYRGVVTYIRVVDGKITPRERIRMMSTGATHELLEVGIISPEPKPSRGLGVGEVGYLITGVKDVRQSKVGDTVTWEKKGATEPLAGYREPKPMVYSGLYPVDGSDYPILREALEKLQLNDAALTFEPETSAALGFGFRCGFLGLLHLEITRDRLEREFNLDLISTAPNVVYRVVMEDGSEHVVTNPSDWPDGKRAEVYEPVTKCTIIAPSDYIGAIMELCQSKRGQLGGMDYLSEDRVELRYTMPLGEIIFDFFDALKSRTRGYASLDYEESGEQDAELVKVDILLQGEPVDAFSAIVHKDHAYGYGTKMATKLRELIPRQQFEVPIQAAIGSRVIARETIRAIRKDVLAKCYGGDITRKRKLLEKQKEGKKRMKMVGRVEVPQEAFVAALSTEDSGKDKKK, translated from the coding sequence GTGAGCACGTTCGCCGATCAGACGTTCACGCCCCCGGAGCTGATCCGGAACTTCTGCATCATCGCGCACATCGACCACGGCAAGTCGACCCTGGCCGACCGCATGTTGCAGCTCACCGGCGTGGTCGAGGAGCGTGCGATGCGTGCGCAGTACCTCGACCGCATGGACATCGAGCGCGAACGCGGCATCACGATCAAGGCGCAGAACGTCCGGCTGCCGTGGCAGCTCGACGGCCAGGACCACGTCCTGCACATGATCGACACGCCCGGTCACGTCGACTTCACCTACGAGGTGTCCCGGGCGCTGGAGGCGTGCGAGGGCACGATCCTGCTGGTCGACGCCGCGCAGGGCATCGAGGCGCAGACGCTGGCCAACCTGTACCTGGCGATGGAGAACGACCTCACCATCATCCCGGTGCTCAACAAGATCGACCTGCCCGCGGCCGACCCGGACAAGTACGCCAAGGAGCTCGCCCACATCGTCGGGTGCGAGCCCGAGGAGGTGCTGCGGGTCTCCGCGAAGACCGGTCTGGGCGTCGGCGACCTGCTCGACGAGGTCGTGCGCCGCGTCCCGGCCCCGGTCGGCGACTCGGACGCCCCGGCGCGGGCGATGATCTTCGACTCGGTGTACGACACCTACCGGGGCGTGGTCACCTACATCCGCGTGGTCGACGGCAAGATCACCCCGCGCGAGCGGATCAGGATGATGTCCACCGGCGCCACGCACGAGCTGCTGGAGGTCGGGATCATCTCGCCGGAGCCCAAGCCGTCGCGCGGCCTGGGCGTGGGCGAGGTGGGCTACCTCATCACCGGCGTGAAGGACGTCCGCCAGTCCAAGGTCGGCGACACCGTGACCTGGGAGAAGAAGGGCGCGACCGAGCCGCTGGCCGGGTACCGCGAGCCCAAGCCCATGGTCTACTCCGGCCTGTACCCGGTGGACGGCTCGGACTACCCGATCCTGCGCGAGGCCCTGGAGAAGCTCCAGCTCAACGACGCCGCCCTGACCTTCGAGCCGGAGACGTCGGCGGCCCTGGGCTTCGGCTTCCGCTGCGGCTTCCTGGGCCTGCTGCACCTGGAGATCACCCGGGACCGCCTGGAGCGCGAGTTCAACCTGGACCTGATCTCCACCGCGCCCAACGTCGTGTACCGGGTCGTCATGGAGGACGGGTCGGAGCACGTCGTGACCAACCCGTCCGACTGGCCCGACGGCAAGCGCGCCGAGGTGTACGAGCCGGTCACCAAGTGCACGATCATCGCGCCCAGCGACTACATCGGCGCGATCATGGAGCTGTGCCAGTCCAAGCGCGGGCAGCTGGGCGGCATGGACTACCTGTCCGAGGACCGCGTCGAGCTGCGCTACACCATGCCGCTGGGCGAGATCATCTTCGACTTCTTCGACGCCCTGAAGTCCCGCACGCGCGGGTACGCGTCGCTGGACTACGAGGAGTCCGGCGAGCAGGACGCCGAGCTGGTCAAGGTGGACATCCTGCTGCAGGGCGAGCCGGTGGACGCGTTCTCGGCGATCGTCCACAAGGACCACGCGTACGGGTACGGCACGAAGATGGCCACCAAGCTGCGCGAGCTCATCCCGCGGCAGCAGTTCGAGGTGCCGATCCAGGCGGCCATCGGGTCGCGGGTCATCGCGCGCGAGACGATCCGCGCGATCCGCAAGGACGTGCTGGCCAAGTGCTACGGCGGCGACATCACGCGGAAGCGGAAGCTGCTGGAGAAGCAGAAGGAAGGCAAGAAGCGGATGAAGATGGTGGGGCGCGTGGAGGTGCCCCAGGAAGCCTTCGTCGCCGCTCTGTCCACCGAGGATTCGGGCAAGGACAAGAAGAAGTAG
- a CDS encoding alpha-E domain-containing protein, which translates to MLARNAESLYWIGRYVERADDTARILDVTVHQLLEDATVDSDAASRGLLSVLGIDAPKDASFDVWSLTELVAYSSENPASIVASVNSARENTRGAREVVSSEMWECLNAMYNAVEERQAYARALGPHAFFAFVEERAAMFAGLADSTMSRDDGWRFLVLGRSVERVDMIVRLLLSRVGDKASSPGWVTVLRSAGAHDTYLRTYRGALDASRVVQFLLLDRLFPRSVFHALRQAEACLEQLDHQPSVRVGARAEALRLLGRARSDLEFLRPHDLLDDLPRRLKSLQATVRDVGEAVSLQYFHTAPWVAWTNAEVV; encoded by the coding sequence ATGCTGGCCCGCAACGCCGAGTCGCTGTACTGGATCGGCCGGTACGTCGAACGCGCCGACGACACCGCGCGCATCCTCGACGTGACCGTGCACCAACTGCTGGAGGACGCGACCGTCGACTCCGACGCCGCCAGCCGCGGGCTGCTGTCGGTGCTGGGGATAGACGCCCCGAAGGACGCCTCCTTCGACGTGTGGTCGCTGACCGAGCTGGTGGCGTACTCGTCGGAGAACCCGGCGTCCATCGTGGCCTCGGTGAACAGCGCGCGGGAGAACACGCGGGGTGCGCGTGAGGTCGTGTCCTCGGAGATGTGGGAGTGCCTCAACGCCATGTACAACGCCGTGGAGGAGCGGCAGGCGTACGCACGGGCCTTGGGGCCGCACGCGTTCTTCGCGTTCGTGGAGGAGCGGGCGGCGATGTTCGCGGGACTGGCGGACTCGACCATGAGCCGGGACGACGGCTGGCGGTTCCTGGTGCTGGGGCGGTCGGTCGAGCGGGTGGACATGATCGTGCGGTTGTTGCTCTCGCGTGTGGGGGACAAGGCGTCCTCGCCGGGGTGGGTGACCGTGCTGCGGTCGGCGGGTGCGCACGACACGTACCTGCGGACCTACCGCGGGGCGTTGGACGCGTCTCGGGTGGTGCAGTTCCTGCTGTTGGACCGGCTGTTCCCGCGGTCGGTGTTCCACGCGCTGCGGCAGGCCGAAGCTTGTTTGGAGCAGTTGGACCACCAGCCGTCCGTGCGGGTCGGGGCACGGGCGGAGGCGTTGCGGCTGCTCGGGCGGGCGCGGAGTGACCTGGAGTTCTTGCGGCCCCACGACCTGTTGGACGACCTCCCCCGGCGGTTGAAGTCGTTGCAGGCGACCGTGCGGGACGTGGGCGAGGCCGTGTCGTTGCAGTACTTCCACACCGCGCCCTGGGTCGCGTGGACGAACGCCGAGGTGGTGTGA
- a CDS encoding transglutaminase family protein, whose amino-acid sequence MSWRVRVVHTTGYRYELPVTQSFNEARMTPRADRRQNVVVSRVETTPATRAYRYTDYWGTEVTSFDLHAPHVELKVVASSVVETGAEEEPVRSASWADLRADALVDRYTEFLDWTRYVPRDRELAAVARGLKRGVSPADAVLAACHWVHEQLKYQSGTTGVHSSAVDAWQAREGVCQDFAHLTLVLLRAMGVPARYVSGYLHTKPDGAVRETVRGESHAWIEAWTGGWWGYDPTNAIPVGPRHIWLAHGRDYADVAPLKGIYSGGASSALEVTVEVTRLA is encoded by the coding sequence ATGTCGTGGCGGGTGCGGGTGGTGCACACGACCGGTTACCGGTACGAGCTGCCGGTGACGCAGTCGTTCAACGAGGCCCGGATGACGCCCCGGGCCGACCGGCGGCAGAACGTCGTGGTCAGCCGGGTGGAGACGACCCCGGCGACCCGGGCCTACCGGTACACCGACTACTGGGGCACGGAGGTGACGTCGTTCGACCTGCACGCGCCGCACGTGGAGCTCAAGGTCGTGGCGTCGTCGGTGGTGGAGACCGGGGCCGAGGAGGAGCCGGTGCGGTCGGCGTCGTGGGCCGACCTGCGGGCCGACGCCCTGGTGGACCGGTACACCGAGTTCCTGGACTGGACGCGGTACGTGCCCCGGGACCGGGAGCTGGCGGCGGTGGCGCGGGGGTTGAAGCGGGGCGTGTCGCCCGCCGACGCCGTGCTGGCCGCGTGCCACTGGGTGCACGAGCAGCTGAAGTACCAGTCGGGGACGACCGGGGTGCACAGCTCGGCGGTGGACGCGTGGCAGGCGCGGGAGGGCGTGTGCCAGGACTTCGCGCACTTGACGCTGGTGCTGCTGCGGGCGATGGGCGTGCCGGCGCGGTACGTGTCCGGGTACCTGCACACCAAGCCGGACGGGGCGGTGCGCGAGACCGTGCGCGGGGAGAGCCACGCGTGGATCGAGGCGTGGACCGGCGGGTGGTGGGGGTACGACCCGACCAACGCCATCCCCGTCGGGCCGCGGCACATCTGGCTGGCCCACGGCCGCGACTACGCCGACGTCGCCCCGCTCAAGGGCATCTACTCGGGCGGGGCGTCGTCGGCGCTGGAGGTGACGGTCGAGGTGACCCGGCTGGCGTGA
- a CDS encoding type II toxin-antitoxin system PemK/MazF family toxin codes for MYTNGEDPRPARGAVREVYSKAVAATLEYSPDLDGLADPGEVVWAWVPYEEDATRGKDRPLLVVGRHHRALLALMLTSKEPRDNELDDFLPLGSGRWDRDGRVSYLRLDRVFELDEDDIRREGSVLEPERFSLVVDALRAMGWR; via the coding sequence GTGTACACGAACGGTGAGGACCCGCGACCGGCCCGGGGCGCGGTGCGCGAGGTCTACTCGAAGGCCGTGGCGGCCACCCTGGAGTACTCCCCCGACCTGGACGGCCTGGCCGACCCGGGCGAGGTCGTGTGGGCGTGGGTGCCCTACGAGGAGGACGCCACCCGCGGCAAGGACCGCCCCCTGCTGGTCGTCGGCCGCCACCACCGCGCCCTGCTGGCCCTGATGCTGACCAGCAAGGAACCGCGCGACAACGAGCTGGACGACTTCCTCCCCCTGGGCTCGGGCCGCTGGGACCGCGACGGCCGCGTCTCCTACCTGCGCCTGGACCGGGTGTTCGAACTCGACGAGGACGACATCCGCCGCGAGGGCTCGGTGCTGGAGCCGGAGCGGTTCTCCCTGGTCGTGGACGCGCTACGGGCGATGGGCTGGCGCTGA
- a CDS encoding HD domain-containing protein: MTFTVEDAVRIARAAHDGQVDKSGKPYIGHPLRVMRAVSGDHAQMAAVLHDVVEDTPVSAADLLAAGCPPHVVDTVVALSHLPGESQEDYLSRVVADPVAVEVKRADIADNLSPHRIAQLDEATQERLRAKYARALHLLDTLP, from the coding sequence GTGACGTTCACAGTTGAGGACGCCGTCCGCATCGCCCGCGCGGCGCACGACGGGCAGGTCGACAAGTCCGGCAAGCCGTACATCGGGCACCCGCTGCGCGTGATGCGCGCCGTGTCCGGCGACCACGCCCAGATGGCCGCCGTCCTCCACGACGTCGTCGAGGACACGCCGGTTTCTGCCGCCGACCTGCTCGCCGCCGGCTGCCCACCGCACGTGGTCGACACGGTCGTGGCGTTGAGCCACCTACCCGGCGAGTCGCAGGAGGACTACCTGAGCCGGGTCGTCGCCGATCCCGTGGCGGTGGAGGTCAAGCGGGCGGACATCGCCGACAACCTCTCCCCACACCGCATCGCGCAGCTCGACGAGGCCACTCAGGAGCGTCTGCGGGCCAAGTACGCCCGCGCCCTTCACCTGCTCGACACCCTGCCGTAG
- a CDS encoding class I SAM-dependent methyltransferase, translated as MATRLMKAFDAAFGHPRGKVGELGGRLMAKLNAGVEAHVVDLARPAANETVLVVGPGPGVGLRLAAERSFQAIGVDPSRVMLDEARERCADLVASGRVELREGTAARTGQEPSSVDVVVSVNNVQLWDNRPAAFHELFRVLKPGGRLVVSVHRMALDVSELELVREAEAAGFTNVTTSLYQHGGVVPPAVQLVAEVPA; from the coding sequence ATGGCTACGAGGCTGATGAAGGCGTTCGACGCGGCGTTCGGCCACCCGCGCGGCAAGGTGGGCGAGCTGGGCGGCCGGCTGATGGCGAAGCTCAACGCGGGGGTCGAGGCCCACGTGGTCGACCTCGCGCGGCCGGCGGCCAACGAGACCGTGCTGGTCGTGGGGCCGGGTCCCGGGGTGGGGCTGCGGTTGGCGGCGGAGCGGTCGTTCCAGGCGATCGGCGTGGACCCGTCGCGGGTCATGCTGGACGAGGCGCGGGAGCGGTGCGCGGACCTGGTCGCGTCCGGCCGGGTCGAGCTGCGGGAGGGCACGGCGGCGCGCACCGGGCAGGAGCCGTCGTCGGTGGACGTCGTGGTGTCGGTGAACAACGTCCAGCTGTGGGACAACCGGCCGGCGGCGTTCCACGAGCTGTTCCGGGTGCTCAAGCCCGGCGGGCGGCTGGTGGTGTCGGTGCACCGGATGGCGCTCGACGTGTCCGAGCTGGAACTGGTCCGCGAAGCGGAGGCGGCGGGGTTCACCAACGTGACCACGTCCCTGTACCAACACGGCGGCGTGGTGCCGCCCGCGGTGCAGCTAGTCGCGGAGGTCCCGGCGTAG
- a CDS encoding EamA family transporter: MSPVAVLLVVAAAFAHAGWNLAAKRVRDGGALFVWLNATVSAALLVPVVLSTATPSWDWVVPLAGSGVLHLGYFLLLQRGYATGDLSVVYPLARGTGPLLTVVAAVAVFGERPHPLGLVGAVAVVVGVLVIGSGGSGQGSRVAGAVYGLATGAMIAGYTLWDAHAVTAAAIAPVALMAGSSVTESVLLAPYALTRPQLKDLARKYWREVCLVAVLSPAAYVLVLFAMKIAPVSLVAPARELSIVIGSVLAWLVLGEPNPVRRLSGAVIVVAGVAAIALA; encoded by the coding sequence ATGTCACCCGTGGCCGTCCTGCTCGTCGTCGCCGCCGCGTTCGCCCATGCCGGGTGGAACCTGGCGGCCAAGCGCGTCCGTGACGGCGGTGCGTTGTTCGTGTGGTTGAACGCCACGGTGTCGGCCGCTCTGCTGGTGCCGGTGGTGTTGTCGACGGCCACGCCGAGCTGGGACTGGGTCGTGCCGCTGGCCGGGAGCGGGGTGTTGCACCTGGGGTACTTCCTGCTGCTGCAACGCGGGTACGCGACCGGTGACCTGTCCGTGGTGTACCCGCTGGCGCGCGGTACCGGGCCGTTGTTGACGGTCGTGGCCGCCGTGGCGGTGTTCGGGGAACGTCCGCATCCGCTGGGGCTGGTCGGGGCGGTGGCGGTCGTGGTGGGTGTGCTGGTGATCGGGTCGGGCGGCAGTGGGCAGGGCAGTCGCGTGGCGGGGGCCGTGTACGGGCTGGCCACGGGCGCGATGATCGCCGGGTACACCCTGTGGGACGCGCACGCGGTGACGGCCGCGGCGATCGCGCCCGTGGCGCTGATGGCGGGGTCGTCGGTCACTGAGAGCGTGTTGCTCGCCCCTTATGCGCTGACACGTCCGCAGCTCAAAGATCTGGCGCGTAAGTACTGGCGTGAAGTGTGCTTGGTTGCCGTGTTGTCGCCGGCGGCCTATGTGCTGGTGTTGTTCGCCATGAAGATCGCACCGGTGAGTCTGGTGGCGCCCGCGCGGGAGTTGAGCATCGTCATCGGCAGCGTGTTGGCGTGGCTGGTGCTGGGGGAGCCCAACCCCGTTCGGCGGCTGTCCGGTGCGGTGATCGTGGTTGCCGGAGTGGCGGCTATCGCGTTGGCGTGA
- a CDS encoding DUF6221 family protein gives MRDDLVAFIDARLDEDADLARRCDGGDDCGQWVARGHTVDFCQVDLPGFHPTIARHVARHDPARVLREVAAKRRVLRRHRPERVGDRVVCRVDGDPFPCADVRDLAAPYADHPR, from the coding sequence GTGCGAGACGACCTGGTGGCGTTCATCGACGCCCGGCTGGACGAGGACGCCGACCTGGCTCGGCGCTGCGACGGGGGCGACGACTGCGGCCAGTGGGTCGCGCGCGGGCACACGGTCGACTTCTGCCAGGTCGACCTGCCGGGCTTCCACCCGACCATCGCGCGGCACGTCGCCCGGCACGACCCGGCGCGGGTGCTGCGCGAGGTCGCGGCCAAGCGCCGGGTCCTGCGGCGGCACCGGCCGGAGCGCGTGGGCGACCGGGTCGTCTGCCGGGTCGACGGGGACCCGTTCCCGTGCGCGGACGTCCGCGACCTGGCCGCGCCCTACGCCGACCACCCGCGCTGA